From the genome of Polypterus senegalus isolate Bchr_013 chromosome 8, ASM1683550v1, whole genome shotgun sequence:
TTGGAAGACTGGACAAAGGAGGAAACAaatggttatatggagaaagaaaaaataggAGAGGTGATAAGAAACTGGGCTGGAAGCGAAACTACTGAGACAGAAAGCTGCAgacaaactgaagaaaatgaaaatgaagaaatgacaaagaagagggaaacaaaagaggaaaaacaTGAAAGTGACATTGAGTGCAATAGAGATATCTATACATTTACAAGAGACAGGagagaaaataagacaaaagAAAAGGGCAAAAGTGCAAAAAAACTGAAAGATGAGAACAAACCCATGAAATTGCTCAAAGACCTGGGCCTTCAGAACATGTAcccaaagaaaatgaagaaaactgaTGCACTTGTTATAAACAAGATTTCTACATGTGACACTCAACCTAAGAATGACAAAGAACTGCCTCACTATTATCTCAAGAAACTCATCATGATGGACTACAGAATGCAGTATTTATTATCTCTAGAACAGGAGAAAAACAGAGTATCCCTGAAGGAGAATCAGAACACAGGAGGAGATGATGCAGGTTTATCATTTGCTGACTTTCTTAATGACAGTACTGAGGACAGCACTGAGATGGACACACAGCAGCCAGCACACATCCATCCAATGGATCTCCAGATGGCTCTTCTCCACTGTGCCAATAATTTACTGAAGCAGTATCTTTACTCCAAGCTCTATCTCTGCCAGTATGCTCTACCCTTTTTGGTCCCAAATCCCTGCAGCTCTAACATTGAGTTACCCTTGTGGTCACTTCGCCATATTAAAATCAGCTGTAAAGATAAAGAGACAAAGACAAGCAAAGAGTGTACAGCTGTCCATTTAGAGACAAAGGTGGTGTCTTTCATGAGACTCGGCTCCTCCTCTGTGTCCAAATCACAGATCATGAATATGGTACTGAACAGACAGAAGCACAGCATCTTCTTCAGCCGACATTGCAGGGGAAGCAGGCAAGGTGGTTTACTAATGGATGGGGTGGTGGACATGACTTGGTACATCCCAGGAGGCAGACAGGATGACATTTTTAGTGACTGTATTGCTTTCACTAACCTTCACGGAGATGCCAGAGAGAACAGGAAACAATTCCAATTCCTAAATGAAATATCTGCTGTAAATGTGCTCCTCATGTCAGATTCAGACCTGAATGAAGAAGGGAAAGCCATTCTAAAAGACTGTTTTGAATCACCACAGCCTCTGATTTGTCTTCATACTGATAAAAGTATGATTAAAGGAAATAAACCTGGGATAAAAATCAGGATAGGCATCAAGGATAGGAATGAAGCAGAGCTCACAGATGCACTCATCTCAGTCCTTAGCCATTGTTGGTCCTTGTCAAAGAAAAGAATTAGAATAGAAGAATGCTCGAATGTTGCTGTGAGACATGGCTTTGTTGTTGATGAAGAtagtaaaaactgtaaaaaaggaagagatctggcagagaaTGTAGTGTGTATTTTAAAGGATAATAGCTTGTTGGAGAGGAAGGAGGCATATCTCCCATTACAGGGTCAAATGTGGCACAAATGGTGTCAGAAGGACAAGGAGCTCTACCGCttaaaacagaaaggaaataaaAGCATCGAACAGTACAAGAGTGAGATTGAGATTGAAAAGGAGAAGATAAGAGAAGAGCAGTTAAAAAGAGCCTTCCCACTGAACGATTTCATGAGACCTTTGATTGATATTCTAGGCTCACattcaaatgaaattaaaatgtacttCCTGGAATGGCTGAGGATCTTCTTGGATGAACTGCTAGCAGATGCAGTTCCAAAATTACAACAGAAGTACCATGACATATGGTCAAAAATACGGACGCTGCAAAACAAATCAGTAGCCTCACATGAAGTAGATAAGCTTCAGTCTTCACTAAATGATATATCAAGTCAGATAAATGACTGCACCTTTGGTCTGGAGCACATTTTGAGGGAAATCAGTCAGATATTTGAAGCATCTCATACTGGGATAAGTAGAGAGCCCTGCATTGCATTACTACCTGGGATAGCAGCTGAACTTCTCCTGTCTGGTTATCCTTTGGAACTCATGGATGGAGATGCTGTCCATGTTCCTGTGAAGTGGATCGCCTCAGTTTTGGATAAAGTGCAGGAGAAGCTGGGTGATGTGAGGCTTTTTGTACTGTCTGTCCTTGGCCTCCAGAGCAGTGGCAAATCCACTTTGCTGAATGCCATGTTTGGCCTGGAATTTGCTGTTAGTGCAGGGAGGTGCACCAGAGGTGCCTTCATGCAGTTAATTAAAGCGGATGATGATATTCAAGCAGAGTTAAAATACGAATATATGCTTGTGGTGGACACAGAAGGTCTGAGAGCAACAGAGTTATCGAATAAAATGTCATTCAGTCATGATAATGAATTGGCAACATTTGTTATTGGCCTGGGCAACATGACCATAATTAACATCTTTGGTGAAAACCCCTCAGAAATCCAGGACATACTTCAGATTTCTGTTCAGGCTTTTTTAAGAATGAAGCAAGTGAAACTATATCCAAGTTGCCTCTTTGTCCACCAAAATGTTGACGATACTAGTGCTAAAGATAAAAATATGGAAGCCAGACGCAGACTTCAGGAGAAACTGGATGAAATGACTCAAATGGCTGCTGAAGAAGAGGGATGTGATGTGAAATGCTTCAGTGATGTAATAAGATTTGATGtcaacacacacattcattactTCGCTCATTTGTGGGAAGGAAATCCACCAATGGCTCCTCCTAACCCAAGTTACAGTCAGAATGTCCAGGATCTCAAGAGAGTTGTTTTAAACactgtaaaacaacaaaatattgatGGAAATAAGGACTTAATTATACAAAGAGTTCTGACCATTTCAGAGTTTAAAACAAAGGTCCAAGACCTCTGGAGAGCTCTACTCACGGAGAACTTTGTTTTCAGCTTTAGGAATTCACTTGAGATCACTACCTACTGCAAGCTGGAAGTGAAATATTGTGAGTGGGCTTGGGAGCTGAGACATAATGTACTTCAATTGGAAAACAGGCTGTTGAATGAAATTGAAAACAATTCCAAAACCAAAACAGTAATAGTGAAAGAAGTTGAAGAAACATATGAGAATGTAAAGAAGGAGATTGAGAAGTACTTCCAACAAGAGAAAAATCAAGAAATACTTGTTCAATGGAAAtcaaaaattgagaaaaaatatGAACAACTGAAAAGTGAGCTTATTCAAGATCTAAAAACAAAGTGTCAGGAGTTAATAAAGGCAAAGGAGAAGCGAAAAAAAGTGGATGAGAACAGAGCCCAGCGTGAAGAGAAGCTGATTAAGCAAAGTAAAGAGCTGGCAGAAAAACTAAGAACTAAAGACCCAAGTGAAGCTGAGCTTCAGCAGGAGTTTGAGAAACTTTGGAAAAAATGGGAGAAAGATGCTGCCAGTGACTTTACTCTTTCACCTGAGACTGACATTCCAGCACAGGTGGAGGAGATTCTCATTGATCGTTTTAGAAGTTTGCCTGATGTCTACGACAGAGTTCAGAATTCAGGAGCAATGAAGCCGTGTCCTGCTGACTATTTCAGCTTACATTCGTTGTCTGTAGCAGAACGGTTTTTGGACTGTGCATCTAAAATATACACCAAATGCATCTCCTGGGCCAGGAAACCAAAAAATTCTGGGTCTTCTAAtgagttttcaaaaaattttattttggagCAGTACAAGCAGgtagaaaatgtaacaaataatatTACAGAAACTGTAGTAAATTACATTAACAAGAAGGAAAAGGAGAAAGTTGACTACAGTCCACACTATATCCATGAAATGTTAAATCTTATATCCAACAATGTGGAAACTTGCACAGAAATAAACAAGCTAACATCTAAAGAAGATTACAAATTTGATTTATCTCTGCATTTATGTAAATCGTGCATTGTCAGGTTTACACTGATGCACCAGGCTTTTCGTACTGCAAATGACCCACTGCTTTACCTGAAGAGCATGAAAGACACTTCATACAAATTGTTTCAGACTCTGTGTCGTGGAGCTTCTTCTGTCACTGCATTTGCTGACTTCCTTACCAGCAGACTGGAGGATGCCATAAACCAGGCTGTTAGAGATCAAGTCTGCATTGACATAGCGAATGAGATCAGGCAGAGCTGCCCGCctttaaaagaaagtaaaatcaaATTAGAATATTATCTTCAAAAAGAGCTTGCTGAGAAAGAAGAATTTGAAGGTTTCTGGGAGTATATTCATTTtccaaaaaccttttttaaaagacACATTTCATCTTATGTTGCACAGCATTGTAGAAAGATGTCTtgtgtaaaaatattttcagaaaggcgACTAGATGAACATTACACTTTAGTCTCTAGAGTGGCAATGAAAGCAACAGAAACTTCTGAGAAGCTAAACAGGGCTGAGGAGAAAAGCAAAGTGTCACTGTGGCTTGATCTTTTTTGTGCAGACCTGGAAAAACATCTCAAAATCCCAAGAAACACACTAACACATATGGAAGATGAGGAAATAAATGACATGGATTTTTTACAAGAGTCTCTGATGGATGCATTAAAACGTTCAATAAAAAGTTTAAAGGAGATTTTTGCTTCTACATCACTGGGAGACTTGGACAATATGAAACAGGATCCGGAGGATATTCTCTTTACTCAGATGAGTGGATGTTGGGCTCAATGTCCTTTCTGTGCTGCAATCTGCACAAACTCAATTGAAGGCCACCCTGGAAACCACAGTGTCCCTTTTCATCGATGTGATGGTATTAAAGGCTGGGGATACTATCAAACAGATTATCTTTCTTCAGATATTTGTACAACTCTTGTCTCCAGTGACAACAAATTTATACTCTCTGATAATCGAACATTTGCTTACAAGACCTACAAAGATGCAGGGCCTCCTTATTCAGAGTGGAGTATTGTAGCTGATGATTCTGAACTCAAATACTGGAAGTGGTTTGTTTGTCGTTTCCAAAAGGAGTTGGAGAAGAAGTACGATGGTAAGTTTGAGGGTTATGGTAAAATTCCATCAGCTTGGAGAAACATCACAAAACATGAGATTCTTAGTGAGCTGGAAAAGCAAATGAATTGATATGCAAATTAGACCTGACTCTGAGCagtttaaaaacaatatatagaGAATCATGTAGATTATTTAGTCAAAGCTgtataaaaaacagatttttaacaGTGTCTCCACCATGAAAAAACCTTCCTATCTTATTTTGCATTAATTATTCACATTTCTTGTGAAAATAGGTGAGATTCTTTATCATAGGATTTATTATGTTTCAGCCTTTGCatatattaagaaaaatataattatcaaACTAACATTggcatttgttcatttgtttaactATGTTCAATGTTTTCAGAGTTTGTCAGTTTCAGTAAAGTATCTAGTGAAGGACCatgtttttaacaaaacacaCTGTTTGAATATTGTTAAATGCTCCTCAAGtatgttgtatttttaataaagatggaaaataaagaaatgcatattCTCGTTCCCTTTGTTGAAAACCATTATCCGATGACACTCAGCTCCCAATAATACAGTCTTTTCATTCCAGTATTCCAATAACTCCAAGTCCCTAGTGccagttttatttttactgttttccaAGTAACATTATCATATAACCATTGTGTGGGGTTTCTGCTGTAGGTGTTGCCATTTTTGAGTTGCATACATGCTATATTGCCAGTAGCATGATGCACACCTTGCATGATACCTGGTATCATTACATTTCCGCTATAAAAGATGTCTGTACACATTGTGTAGAGTCTAAACTTTCATGGAATTAAAGGAAAGCCTTTCAAAAAAGACCAGCGTTCAAGCAAGTAAACTACAACATGATTCTGGTTTaaattccattttgttttgatttggatTTTAGTTTTGTCCTTGACATTTTGTTAAGAGGTATTTGGACTTCTATGTTTGGCTTTCACTAACCTTCAAAACAGGTCTCTCAAAAATGGCCTCTTTAGATCTTTGCCtctctttatacatttttccaaTATGTTTCTCAATTTGGGCCATCAAAATGAGGGACCCAGAAAACAAACATGTCTTTCCAAAAAGAGGCATGATTTAAAGGAACTTTAACATTTTATAGGCACAAATTTCTAAGACCATCACTGGAGTCCAAAATTTGACAGCAAAGACTAGAACCATAAAACAAAATTTAGACACTAGTTCTACTTATATCTACTATGCTAAGTCAATTAACCACAGATTCCAACACCAGAACACTATTTGGCAGTCACTAATAATTGCTGTGGCTTTCTAAATTACCAATTAATATTTCAATTACAATGTTGTAGTTTTGCAACTGAGAGGGCAAATCTTGGATTTATTATATCTCTTTTAGAGGAAAATCCTCTTAAATGGGTGACTGCCTCCTATTCTGCAATGATTTAGAAAGCTTCCTCTATAAGATTAACTCAACTTTTGATGTGACAAGGGATAATTTGCAGTAACCAGCAGATGCATTTTCACTATATGTTTACAGTGTGATGGAAATCGGTGTGTCAGCGAACCCATATACCTCTAAACATGATCACTccaagtcccgggttcaaataatggaaggtttattaaACAATTCCTCCAAAAGGTTGCACAAGCACACAAGTTTTCTCTCTCCACAACACCTCTCctttcaccaccgcactgccctcttCCAGTTGGGTGTTGCTCCGTGTCCTCCCAgctaagggagtgcggtcccttttattaagcaCCTGGGAGTACTCCCGGTGCCAAAGCCACTGGCTGATGGAAATACTTTCGGGTCATATGAAAGTCCAATACAGCATGGAGATTTTCTCCCTGCAGTTCCCTCTTGCGGCATCCagtgaccccaacagggctgctctgcTGAACTACATCTCCCGGCCCTGCTGGTTTCCCACTGGGAACTGATATCTGGGGCTGCTGTCATCTAGCGTGCTGGGAGAGTAAAAAGCTCCCAGTGATGTCTTTCCTTTCTAGTGGACTGCCCGTCCATCCCTTCTGGTCCTTCCTTCCGGATCTGGTCCCCTTCTATtccccggccaggatgcctatcTGCCTGTTAGGAGCATCCCATCCGGGTAAGCTACCATCTCttcttctggctgggatgcccatccagcgtATGTGGCATCTACAacggttacatttatttttatttgcttagcaCATGTTTATATCCTAAGTGACTTCctaaagaggtcaacataatcaagtaaacatcagtatgTGCTACAGGATAAGGCTACAAAATGGATCATTCATCAGTTTTCTACTGCTTATCCAGGACTGGGTCGTGAGGACATCGGTCTAAGCAAAGATAACCATATGTCACCTCATTCAAGTTCTCCGGGCGTTACCAAGCCAACAGAGAGATTTaatcctccagcatgtcctgagtCTGTGTTGAGGTcttctcccagttggacatgcccaaaacacctctCCAGCAAAATGTCCAGGAGGCATCGTAATAGGTGACCAAATCTCCACAACTGGCTCCTTTTGATGAAGAGGAGCAGTGCCCTATCTCTAAAGCTGTGAGCAGACACCCTGCAAAGGAAACTTACTTCTGTTGTTTGTACCCATGATCTTGTTTTTTGGTTCACTACCCATTGCTAGtgatcataggtgagggtaggaacatagatcaaccaGTAAATCAAGAGCTTTACCTTTTCAGCtaagctctctcttcaccatgacagaccagtACAATGTCCACATGACTGTGACTGCAGTCCACCTCTTTCTTTCCTGCTCCTTTCTTCACTCACTTGTAAATAACATTTCGGGACAGTTAAACTTCTCTGTTTAAGGCAGCACGTCATCCCCAACCATGTGAGGGACCTCCACCTTTCTCCATATGAGAACCATAACCTTgaacttggaggtgctgatcatCATCCAATACACTTCACAATTAGCTACATACTACTCCAGTGTATATCTAAGGTCACAACCCAATGAAGCCAACAGAGAAGTGATCCTGAAGTCACCGAACTGGACATCCAGAAGTTCtgttcaaaaacattttcaaaagaatCAGTGATAAAGGGAAGCCCTGCCAAAGTCCCTCACCCCCTAGGGTACTTTTGCTGCTATTAGACACAAACAGAATAGCCCACAACTGCATCCTCCACAGGACACCCCAAGGGACATGGCTTTTTTCAAGTACACAAAAcatatgtagactggttgggcataTTCCCACGAACCCTGCAGAATCCTTGTGATGGTAAAAAGTTGGTGCAGTGTTCTGTAACCGGAACAAAATTTGCATTACTCCTCCTGAATCCTAGGCTGGACCAACAGCTGTATCCACCTTATCAGAACCTTGGCATAGGCCTTCCCAGGAGTATGATCTCCTtaaagttggaacacaccctccagtgtACAAGGAGGTATGCATATGCAGGAAATGCCACCCTATCAAATACCTTGAACTCCAGTTCATTGAATTTCAGGAGGAGATTGCTAGCCTGCTTTGTATTAAATTAGTAGTTCCCAAattcgatcctggggacccactgtggctgcaattTTAGTTCCAACCAGATAAACAATTAATGATCATAACTGACAATAATTGATCTAATTTAcaatcccaaatcagaaaaagttgagaTGGTaaggaaaatacaaataaaaaaaaacaaagcagtaattcttactttgacttttatttcattgcaaacagtatgaacccaagatattttatgttttgcctggtgaacttaatttaatttaatataaatcctTTATTGCATTTtgggcctgcaacacattccaaaaatgttgtttcTCTAAGTAACACCTGAGAAAGATCCACCAATGTTCGACCCTACCAGCCAAGTCCAGAATAAGCACATCGTTACCACTGCAGTCTAGTTATAGCATGTCTCATTCAGGTCGAGTTTGTTTTAGAATAGGCAGTCCCTGATACTTTGCAGGAAAATGAGCAAGGTTCACTTTTGAGCCAAGTCTTGACTATAAGCAAATCGGCTGATTGGTTAGCGGTTCAGTCAGCATGCTGTATCTGCACTTAGTCCACATTAGAACTGACACTGCCCGATTACCCAACCAGCAAAATGCACCCTGGCTGCACCTGGGCAGATTTCCTAATGCCAGATCCTAATCAGTTGGCCCAGATGTGGCTGTAATACTCTGGCTGAGTCTGGTCAGAATTTgggccagaaatggcagttgatTACTCTGCAAAGCTACTGGCACAATGCTAGAATCCGCCCATTAATATTTTATGCTACAATCAACAATTGCACCAGTTCTGTTCCAGCTAGCATAATATAATCGGACCTCATCTGAGCAGTTTTAATCAGACCAGACATGCCTGTAGTACTCAGGCTGTGTCTGTTTGGAATGACAGTCTCTCTCTGGGGCAGAAATGGCAACCAATCACTCCCAAAAGCAGTTAGCACTGCACCAGAATTCACCTGCCACCACACCAGAGTTATGCTAGTTCTATATactgattgattgtgttatttcctttaaataatataaaatgaaaatgcaacgacaacaaaaaataaactctgtgcaatatttatataatataagaTTTTCTTTTGATATTGCATTACTATTATAATACATTCCACGTTGTTAAGGTATTATTTGTTTTCACCaggcattttttactttttatttctgaaaattatCACACTATTCCCAGAATTAAAAACTGTGTTCCTGTTGTTAGTGTCATATCACACATTGATTGTACCATTTGAGTCAATCTTCAAACACAAATCCCACACCCTTATTGCCATACAAGCAATCTGAAAACTCTCCTCCTCTCTAATCAAATACAAAAGGGCAAAACTTAAGCTCAATTAGCACTCGACTCTCCAGCTGAAAACACTGTGAGTCAAACTGCTTTACACTTGATGTTAAACTACTGACTACTTAGAAATGAAGCCATGTGTATGATTATGGTGGTTGTTTTTGGATGAAGCTACAATGGATAATCAAAAGGGAgctggaattggaagaggaagaGCAAAGGAAAGCAAAGAACTGCAATATCAGATGATATTCATTTTACTGGTGTTGACCATGTGCTTGTCAATGGTTTGACAATAACAGAAGCTGGACAATGAATGCATCAAAATCTCAGTTGGTACACAATTGCTTCCATAGTCTATTCAGAACTGAGAACAGGTAAAGCACTTTACCTTTATGGTATATAGCAGAATTACATTGCATAATTACTGGGACAGTTTCCCTGGTTCTGTaaaaaatgttcatattgctaataCTGAACATATCCTACACAAAAATTACACTGTACTTAGATCTTACACTGTGTTTCTTGTACACTGGACATTGATTGCAGCTCCCAAAGAtcattgtttgtgtgtatgtgtgtagaaCTGAAAAGTGACCTCATAATGGAGGCAGACAACAACTCCTGTTGGATTCACAAGAACACGAAATAGTGAATATGGTTATGACCAACAACTTTATTTGCTTACGGAAAATTTAGAGCAAAGTCACATAAGATCAACCATCATTCCAGGGTATAAATCAAATGAGCATTTCTACTATTGGCTGCATATTATGTCGAAACAACCTGAACATGAAGCAGGTATACAAAGTTCTTTTTGAAAGGAATTCAGAAGCCGGCAGTACAGGTGAGATCATTTCAACTTCATACAGTAGGTAGTACCAGGTCACGATACAGTAAAAAACACAATActaatttacagtttttctctattGCTTTGATGCAGTTCTACAATCAAGAACGTCATTCTCCTTACTCTTAATGCAGCTCTCAAATCAGGAACACATTTCCCCATGCACATTAGCATTTATCATTGTGTTTGTACACACTGCTATTGTTTCAACACATACTTGACTACTTAAGATGTCTAGTCATTGTATTGATGCATTTCTCATCTGACTCTGACAACTCATCAAAACAGTTTGCACTATTGTCAGTCAGAACTCCAGATCTCTCACTCATCTTAATACTGTTGCATTAGTGTTTTCAATCAAATCACTTTAAGCATTTTTCAGATATGAATGAAACAGCAAGGCCAATTAAACAGTGTCAGTGTTAGTAGTAAATTACCCTTCAATTGAAAGCAAATATAAACACATGTTCTCAGATGAAGTTTAGAGGATATATAAACAGAAACACATGCTCTCAATCTTGTATCACAGATGTATGTTATGGCACTGAAGTAACTACACACAAGCATATATGATGCTCATGTTTCACCCAGTGAATAGTGCTGAAAATGGAGCAGGAAGAAAGTGTCATGCATGTACAACAACCAGGCTGTCTGAGAGGATGTGGTGTTTGAATGCGTGGTGTGGAAAGTTGGAGAAGAACACACAGAAGACAAGTAAGTGTCAGGGGCAGGTTCTAGAGGAAGAAGAATGAATATTCTGCATAGGGTAACTAATTAGACAAGCACAACAATTGTGGACCATGTTATCAACCATGGCCCCGTTTTGGCTGAAGCTGGTCGACGGGGGCAGCCTCAGGTGACATGGTCAACTGGGGCTTTTGTAATACGGATATTCAGGAATGAGAACAGGTATCTGATcccacatttactgtatttctgtatCATATGTAACATCTAATGTCTGCAGTTTACTGTAGTATAGTAGAATCTGTGACCTCTGTATAACAATTTATAAATTAATGACCTTTGTATTGTCAGAATAGTACCACTGCCTCATAAAGGTGGGAGAGGGACACTTTTGACATACAAGCAGCAGATGGCAATTGTGGACAAGATGAGAGAAAACAGTGGCATTAAGCTAAAAAGAGATCTAGCAAGCTGGGTGGAGGACAATGGAATTTTTCTAAACAATGCCTCTGTGAGTCTTTCAACCTTAGACAGGGTCTTGTAAAGACAGGTTGTTTTTACAAAACAGCTATACAAGTTTCCATTTGAAAGGAACAATAAGAGAGTAAAAAGGGCTTAGACACTTACATGTACAGGTAAGGAAATAGAGATGTTTCTCTTTTATCTAAGCTACACTATTTCAAATGTTTCTAAT
Proteins encoded in this window:
- the LOC120534348 gene encoding interferon-induced very large GTPase 1-like, with amino-acid sequence MGHTEVTEDMEPSQDLAQSAREIWEGKKAKNNEERINTEFKIPELGKNYSNIKFNLEDWTKEETNGYMEKEKIGEVIRNWAGSETTETESCRQTEENENEEMTKKRETKEEKHESDIECNRDIYTFTRDRRENKTKEKGKSAKKLKDENKPMKLLKDLGLQNMYPKKMKKTDALVINKISTCDTQPKNDKELPHYYLKKLIMMDYRMQYLLSLEQEKNRVSLKENQNTGGDDAGLSFADFLNDSTEDSTEMDTQQPAHIHPMDLQMALLHCANNLLKQYLYSKLYLCQYALPFLVPNPCSSNIELPLWSLRHIKISCKDKETKTSKECTAVHLETKVVSFMRLGSSSVSKSQIMNMVLNRQKHSIFFSRHCRGSRQGGLLMDGVVDMTWYIPGGRQDDIFSDCIAFTNLHGDARENRKQFQFLNEISAVNVLLMSDSDLNEEGKAILKDCFESPQPLICLHTDKSMIKGNKPGIKIRIGIKDRNEAELTDALISVLSHCWSLSKKRIRIEECSNVAVRHGFVVDEDSKNCKKGRDLAENVVCILKDNSLLERKEAYLPLQGQMWHKWCQKDKELYRLKQKGNKSIEQYKSEIEIEKEKIREEQLKRAFPLNDFMRPLIDILGSHSNEIKMYFLEWLRIFLDELLADAVPKLQQKYHDIWSKIRTLQNKSVASHEVDKLQSSLNDISSQINDCTFGLEHILREISQIFEASHTGISREPCIALLPGIAAELLLSGYPLELMDGDAVHVPVKWIASVLDKVQEKLGDVRLFVLSVLGLQSSGKSTLLNAMFGLEFAVSAGRCTRGAFMQLIKADDDIQAELKYEYMLVVDTEGLRATELSNKMSFSHDNELATFVIGLGNMTIINIFGENPSEIQDILQISVQAFLRMKQVKLYPSCLFVHQNVDDTSAKDKNMEARRRLQEKLDEMTQMAAEEEGCDVKCFSDVIRFDVNTHIHYFAHLWEGNPPMAPPNPSYSQNVQDLKRVVLNTVKQQNIDGNKDLIIQRVLTISEFKTKVQDLWRALLTENFVFSFRNSLEITTYCKLEVKYCEWAWELRHNVLQLENRLLNEIENNSKTKTVIVKEVEETYENVKKEIEKYFQQEKNQEILVQWKSKIEKKYEQLKSELIQDLKTKCQELIKAKEKRKKVDENRAQREEKLIKQSKELAEKLRTKDPSEAELQQEFEKLWKKWEKDAASDFTLSPETDIPAQVEEILIDRFRSLPDVYDRVQNSGAMKPCPADYFSLHSLSVAERFLDCASKIYTKCISWARKPKNSGSSNEFSKNFILEQYKQVENVTNNITETVVNYINKKEKEKVDYSPHYIHEMLNLISNNVETCTEINKLTSKEDYKFDLSLHLCKSCIVRFTLMHQAFRTANDPLLYLKSMKDTSYKLFQTLCRGASSVTAFADFLTSRLEDAINQAVRDQVCIDIANEIRQSCPPLKESKIKLEYYLQKELAEKEEFEGFWEYIHFPKTFFKRHISSYVAQHCRKMSCVKIFSERRLDEHYTLVSRVAMKATETSEKLNRAEEKSKVSLWLDLFCADLEKHLKIPRNTLTHMEDEEINDMDFLQESLMDALKRSIKSLKEIFASTSLGDLDNMKQDPEDILFTQMSGCWAQCPFCAAICTNSIEGHPGNHSVPFHRCDGIKGWGYYQTDYLSSDICTTLVSSDNKFILSDNRTFAYKTYKDAGPPYSEWSIVADDSELKYWKWFVCRFQKELEKKYDGKFEGYGKIPSAWRNITKHEILSELEKQMN